A genomic region of Miscanthus floridulus cultivar M001 chromosome 3, ASM1932011v1, whole genome shotgun sequence contains the following coding sequences:
- the LOC136544075 gene encoding extensin-like: MKILKKQCRVSYILALGILLHTPAVSTPGPHRRANNTPHRTQPHAANPRPTVPHRTVPRRLPAPPRPATGTASLPRPGASRPQRRPPSAPRLAPGASCPQRRPPSVPRPATGTARPRHPACEALSRGDDWMTAAAALC, translated from the coding sequence atgaaaattttaaaaaaacaaTGCCGAGTGTCCTACATCCTAGCACTCGGCATACTCCTTCATACCCCAGCGGTTAGCACCCCCGGCCCTCACCGTCGCGCAAACAACACGCCGCACCGCACACAACCGCACGCCGCCAACCCCCGCCCCACCGTGCCTCACCGCACCGTGCCCCGCCGCCTCCCCGCCCCACCGCGCCCCGCCACCGGCACGGCATCGCTGCCCCGCCCCGGCGCTTCCCGCCCCCAGCGCCGCCCGCCCTCGGCGCCCCGCCTCGCCCCCGGCGCGTCCTGCCCCCAGCGCCGCCCGCCCTCTGTGCCCCGCCCTGCCACCGGCACTGCCCGCCCCCGGCACCCCGCGTGCGAAGCTCTCTCTCGTGGCGACGACTGgatgaccgccgccgccgccctttgCTAG